One part of the Prunus persica cultivar Lovell chromosome G5, Prunus_persica_NCBIv2, whole genome shotgun sequence genome encodes these proteins:
- the LOC18777850 gene encoding disease resistance response protein 206, protein MEPNKGLVSALFLFFLLNATIASPTPKPHIKPRPPPHHPCRHLTFYFHDIIFNGKNSKNATAAIVGSPPWGNRTILAGQSHFGNIVVFDDPITLDNNLHSAPVGRAQGFYIYDRKDIFTAWLGFSFVFNSTQHRGSINFAGADPLMNKTRDVSVIGGTGDFFMTRGVATLETDAFEGEVYFRLRVDIKLYECW, encoded by the coding sequence ATGGAACCAAACAAGGGTCTAGTTTCagctctcttcctcttcttcctcctcaatGCAACCATAGCTTCCCCTACCCCAAAACCCCATATCAAGCCTCGTCCTCCTCCTCACCACCCATGTAGACACCTAACCTTTTATTTCCACGACATTATCTTCAACGGCAAGAATTCCAAAAATGCCACTGCAGCCATTGTGGGTTCACCGCCCTGGGGCAACAGAACCATTTTGGCAGGGCAAAGCCATTTTGGTAACATTGTTGTGTTCGACGACCCAATTACATTGGACAACAATTTGCACTCTGCCCCAGTTGGTCGTGCCCAAGGCTTCTATATTTATGACAGGAAAGACATCTTCACTGCATGGCTTGGCTTCTCCTTTGTCTTCAACTCGACCCAACACAGAGGGAGCATCAACTTTGCCGGGGCAGACCCATTGATGAACAAGACTAGGGACGTTTCTGTCATTGGCGGGACTGGGGACTTCTTCATGACTAGAGGGGTTGCTACTTTGGAGACTGACGCATTTGAGGGTGAAGTTTATTTTCGTCTTCGAGTTGACATTAAGTTGTATGAGTGTTGGTAA